The Tessaracoccus aquimaris sequence CGGCAGAGGGCTGAGGCGTTCACGCCTCCGGCGAACTTGGCGACCACCTGCTTGGGCGCTTGCAATTAGCCGGTAGGTTAGTGGGGTGACTCAGACTCCAATTGACGCAACCCGCATGGCCGGTCCGGGGGCCTCCGGGCTCGGCATGACCGACAACGTCTACGCGTCCCTGCTGGCGAACCGGATCATCTTCCTCGGCTCCGAGGTGAAGGATGAGAACGCCAACGCCATCTGCGCGCAGATGCTTCTGCTGAACGCGGAAGACCCCGAGAAGGACATCTACCTCTACATCAACTCGCCCGGCGGCTCCGTCGACTCCGGCATGGCCATCTTCGACACCATGCAGTGGATCAGTAACGACGTGGCGACCGTCGCGATGGGCCTCGCGGCCTCGATGGGCCAGTTCCTGCTCTCCGCAGGCACCCCCGGCAAGCGCTTCGCCCTCCCGCACAGCCGCATCATGATGCACCAGCCCTCGGGCGGCCTCGGCGGCACCGCCTCCGACATCCGCATCCAGGCCGAGCAGTCCCTGCACATCAAGAAGACGATGGCCGAGCTGATCGCCAAGCACACCGGACAGACCATCGATCAGATCGAGGCCGACTCTGACCGCGACCGGTGGTTCACCGCCGAGCAGGCACTCGAGTACGGATTCATCGACCACGTCTTCGAGCGCGCGTCCCAGATCAAGTCGGAGGCTCCGAACCAGTGATGATCAACACCAGCACCCTGCCGCAGGGCACCGCCCCCGCAGGCATGGACATGAACTACTACATCCCGCAGTGGGAGGAGCGCACCAGCTACGGCGTGCGCCGCGTCGATCCGTACACGAAGCTGTTCGAGGACCGGATCATCTTCCTCGGCACCCCGATCAACGACGAGGTCGCCAACGCCGTGATGGCACAGCTGCTGTGCCTGCAGTCGATGGACCCCGAGCGTCAGATCTCGATGTACATCAACTCGCCCGGCGGCTCGTTCACGGCCCTGAC is a genomic window containing:
- a CDS encoding ATP-dependent Clp protease proteolytic subunit; this encodes MAGPGASGLGMTDNVYASLLANRIIFLGSEVKDENANAICAQMLLLNAEDPEKDIYLYINSPGGSVDSGMAIFDTMQWISNDVATVAMGLAASMGQFLLSAGTPGKRFALPHSRIMMHQPSGGLGGTASDIRIQAEQSLHIKKTMAELIAKHTGQTIDQIEADSDRDRWFTAEQALEYGFIDHVFERASQIKSEAPNQ